In a single window of the Papaver somniferum cultivar HN1 chromosome 8, ASM357369v1, whole genome shotgun sequence genome:
- the LOC113302880 gene encoding exocyst complex component EXO70B1-like codes for MATKTEEGDEKLVAVAQTILKNLGTTENITQDMIFILSKFDDRFSNVFADNSNHKSEIEEQLEISEKVILKWEEMNMNTRQRNCLRWEDSHDEASEYLRAVDDVIRLTEEDLTPCDSELKDRAESLLQQAMARLEDEFRHVLARNTVPLDGDRLSSVSFSRRVSVSFASNEGENQGSETTSVEDGQEGYCEEKEGVDDDEEEGEEEEVEYGDGYLDLINPNAVCDLREIAERMIRSGYEKEWCQVYSSVRRDVLDECLSILGIEKLSIEEVQKIEWRSLDEKMKKWTHAVKNVISVLLPSEKQLIVEICGGSELITEVCFTETTKGCVMQLLNFGEAIIIGRRASEKLFRILDMYDALADVMPGLQALFPNDSGEFLCNEARGILDGLGESARGTLAEFENAVRGETSRKATHGGEIHPLTRYVMNYLKLLVDYSDSLNMLLKSGTEDSDHSGSNNSLKTDDLSPMGHCLLSLISSLESNLQEKSKFYEEGGIQYIFLMNNILYIVQKVKDSELGKLLGDPWVRKRRGQVRQYATSYLRASWSKALSFMKDEGIGGGGSSSSVSKVVLKERFKNFNLCFEDIYRNQSAWKVTDPQLREELRLSISEKVLPAYRSFMGRFRGHLERGRHSGKYIKYTPEDLENYLLDLFEGMPRILQNPRRTLSS; via the coding sequence ATGGCGACGAAAACTGAGGAAGGAGATGAGAAATTAGTAGCAGTAGCACAAACGATCTTGAAAAACTTAGGAACGACAGAGAATATAACCCAAGACATGATATTCATATTGTCCAAATTCGATGATCGATTTTCCAATGTATTCGCTGATAATAGCAATCACAAGAGTGAAATTGAAGAGCAGCTTGAAATCTCCGAGAAAGTGATATTAAAATGGGAAGAAATGAATATGAATACGAGGCAGAGAAACTGTTTAAGATGGGAAGATTCACATGACGAAGCGAGTGAGTATTTAAGAGCGGTAGATGATGTGATTAGGTTAACGGAAGAAGATTTGACTCCATGTGACAGTGAATTGAAAGATCGTGCTGAGAGTTTGTTGCAGCAAGCGATGGCGAGGTTGGAAGATGAATTTAGGCATGTTTTGGCTAGGAATACTGTTCCACTGGATGGGGATAGGTTGAGTAGTGTGTCGTTTTCTAGGAGGGTTTCTgtttcttttgcttcaaatgaagGGGAGAATCAGGGTTCTGAGACGACGTCTGTTGAGGATGGACAGGAGGGGTATTGTGAGGAGAAGGAGGGAGTGGATGACGATGAGGAGGAGGGTGAGGAAGAAGAAGTAGAATATGGGGATGGTTATCTTGATTTGATTAATCCGAATGCTGTTTGTGATCTGAGGGAGATTGCGGAAAGGATGATTAGGTCTGGGTATGAGAAAGAGTGGTGTCAGGTTTATAGTAGTGTTCGCCGTGATGTTTTAGATGAATGTTTATCGATTCTTGGTATTGAGAAGTTAAGTATTGAAGAAGTGCAGAAGATTGAGTGGAGGTCATTagatgagaaaatgaagaagtgGACACATGCTGTGAAAAATGTGATTAGTGTTCTTTTGCCTAGTGAGAAACAGCTTATTGTTGAAATTTGCGGTGGGTCAGAATTAATCACTGAGGTTTGCTTTACTGAGACCACAAAGGGATGTGTGATGCAGTTGTTGAATTTCGGTGAGGCGATTATAATTGGACGGCGTGCATCAGAGAAGCTCTTTCGTATACTTGACATGTATGATGCGCTGGCTGATGTGATGCCGGGTTTGCAAGCATTATTTCCTAATGATTCTGGTGAATTTTTGTGCAATGAAGCACGAGGAATTCTGGATGGACTTGGTGAGTCAGCAAGAGGAACACTAGCTGAATTTGAGAATGCTGTTCGGGGTGAGACGTCTAGGAAGGCAACCCATGGTGGTGAAATCCATCCGCTGACACGTTATGTGATGAATTACTTGAAGTTACTTGTTGATTATAGTGATTCACTGAATATGCTCTTAAAAAGTGGCACAGAAGATTCGGATCATTCGGGAAGTAATAATTCTTTGAAGACGGATGACTTGTCTCCAATGGGCCATTGTTTGCTGTCGTTGATCTCATCTCTTGAGTCGAATCTTCAAGAGAAATCAAAGTTCTACGAGGAAGGTGGGATACAATATATATTTTTGATGAATAACATCCTTTACATTGTTCAGAAAGTTAAAGATTCCGAGCTCGGGAAGCTTTTGGGTGATCCCTGGGTTCGCAAACGCCGAGGTCAAGTACGTCAATATGCAACAAGTTATCTGAGAGCTTCTTGGAGCAAGGCCTTGTCTTTTATGAAGGATGAAGGAATCGGTGGTGGTGGGAGCTCAAGCAGTGTATCAAAAGTCGTTCTTAAGGAACGGTTTAAGAattttaatttatgttttgaagATATTTATAGGAATCAATCAGCTTGGAAGGTCACAGATCCTCAACTTCGTGAAGAGCTACGGTTATCTATCTCGGAGAAAGTTCTTCCAGCATACCGTTCATTTATGGGGAGATTTAGGGGCCATCTTGAGCGCGGGCGTCATTCCGGGAAGTACATAAAATACACTCCGGAGGATTTAGAGAATTATCTTTTAGATTTGTTTGAAGGAATGCCACGAATTCTGCAAAATCCAAGGAGAACACTAAGTTCATAG